In the genome of Bradyrhizobium arachidis, one region contains:
- a CDS encoding Bug family tripartite tricarboxylate transporter substrate binding protein, translated as MDRRKFIAGCMGLPLLAQAGEVQAQAGLSKIIFPFAAGAGGDTLCRLIAQEMAPVLQRTIVVENRTGGDGLIGIKAVKGASPDGSMVLVTTGPTMYLLPMVETTPSFDTAKDFMPVSLLARFEFALVVSPAMDVADFKGFVAWLKAHPDKASFGVPSNGTIPHFMGSKLEKDLGIPLTRVPYRGSAPILNDLVGGHISFGITTLADALPQHRAKGVKIIAVSSAERSPFAPDVPTLKESGIDLVADAWYGMWLPAGSPPDFASKLSAAASAALAKPEVKEKLTAIGLIPVGSSADGLSKELAANTAFWQPIVKATGYKIEN; from the coding sequence ATGGATCGCCGCAAATTCATCGCCGGATGTATGGGCCTGCCGCTGCTGGCGCAGGCGGGCGAGGTGCAGGCGCAGGCCGGGCTGAGCAAGATCATCTTTCCCTTCGCGGCGGGAGCCGGCGGCGACACGCTGTGCCGGCTGATCGCGCAGGAGATGGCGCCGGTGTTGCAACGGACCATCGTGGTCGAGAACCGCACCGGCGGCGATGGCCTGATCGGCATCAAGGCGGTGAAGGGCGCAAGCCCCGACGGCAGCATGGTGCTGGTGACGACGGGGCCGACCATGTACCTGCTGCCGATGGTGGAGACGACACCGAGCTTCGACACGGCCAAGGATTTCATGCCGGTGTCGCTCCTGGCGCGGTTCGAATTCGCACTGGTGGTCAGTCCGGCGATGGACGTCGCCGATTTCAAGGGATTTGTCGCCTGGCTGAAGGCGCATCCGGACAAGGCCTCGTTCGGCGTGCCCAGCAACGGCACCATTCCGCATTTCATGGGCTCCAAGCTCGAGAAGGATCTCGGCATTCCGCTCACGCGCGTGCCCTATCGCGGCAGTGCGCCGATCCTCAACGATCTCGTCGGCGGCCACATTTCTTTTGGGATCACCACGCTGGCGGATGCGCTGCCGCAGCATCGCGCCAAGGGCGTGAAGATCATCGCGGTCTCGAGCGCCGAGCGTTCGCCATTCGCGCCTGACGTTCCGACGCTGAAGGAAAGCGGCATCGATCTCGTTGCCGACGCCTGGTACGGCATGTGGCTCCCCGCCGGCAGCCCGCCCGACTTCGCCAGCAAGCTCAGCGCGGCCGCAAGCGCCGCGCTCGCCAAGCCCGAGGTGAAGGAGAAGCTCACCGCGATCGGGCTGATCCCGGTCGGGAGCAGCGCGGATGGGCTATCGAAGGAGCTGGCCGCCAACACGGCCTTCTGGCAGCCGATCGTGAAGGCGACGGGGTACAAGATCGAGAATTAG
- a CDS encoding alkaline phosphatase family protein: MARAKNVLWIMCDQLRYDYLGCTGHPTLKTPNIDAMAKRGVLFSKAYVQSPICGPSRMSFYTGRYMRSHGSHWNGWPLRVGEPTLGDHLKKIGVRNVLVGKTHMAPDLEGMKALGIPPESVIGVHVAECGFEPYERDDGLHPTGRPRPKYDEYLRQQGFDAPNPWEHWANSGAAEDGSLQNGWLLVHADKAARVPDEHSETPYMTRRAMDFIAEAETDGRPWCLHLSYIKPHWPYIAPEPYASMYSTDDMIPVIRSERERQNPHPVFGAYMDMRYSRNMARDEAREKVIPTYMGLITQIDDQMGVLMKFLETRGLLDTTLIVFTSDHGDYLGDHWMGEKDLFHEQSAKIPLIIIDPSQEADATRGTRSDALVEGIDLAPTFVDYFGGKVPGHILEGRSLLPLLRGPTPTDWRKVAFSEYDYAMQDVRLKLNQPIERCRLFMVFDGRWKYIHASGFRPMLYDLETDPEEYVDRGDDPECAAIIARLQAELFDWALHPNDHITTPREKIANYADNQLQVKGGVLIGIWDEAELAAIKDGIAQRAKM; the protein is encoded by the coding sequence ATGGCGCGCGCGAAGAACGTTCTCTGGATCATGTGCGACCAGCTTCGCTATGACTATCTCGGCTGCACCGGCCATCCCACGCTGAAGACGCCGAACATCGACGCCATGGCGAAGCGCGGCGTGCTGTTCTCAAAGGCCTATGTGCAGTCGCCGATCTGCGGCCCGTCGCGGATGTCATTCTACACCGGCCGCTACATGCGCTCGCATGGCTCGCACTGGAACGGCTGGCCCTTGCGGGTCGGCGAGCCCACGCTCGGCGATCATCTCAAGAAGATCGGCGTCCGCAACGTGCTGGTCGGCAAGACCCACATGGCGCCCGACCTCGAAGGCATGAAGGCGCTCGGCATCCCCCCGGAATCGGTCATCGGCGTGCACGTCGCCGAATGCGGCTTCGAGCCCTATGAGCGCGACGACGGCCTGCATCCGACCGGACGGCCGCGGCCCAAATACGACGAGTATCTGCGCCAGCAGGGCTTTGACGCACCGAATCCTTGGGAGCACTGGGCCAATTCAGGCGCAGCGGAAGACGGCAGCTTGCAGAACGGCTGGCTGCTGGTGCACGCCGACAAGGCCGCCCGCGTACCGGACGAGCATTCCGAGACGCCCTACATGACGCGGCGCGCGATGGACTTCATCGCCGAAGCCGAGACCGACGGCCGGCCGTGGTGCCTGCATCTGTCCTACATCAAGCCGCACTGGCCCTACATCGCGCCCGAGCCCTATGCCAGCATGTATTCGACCGATGACATGATCCCGGTGATCCGCTCCGAGCGCGAGCGGCAGAATCCGCATCCGGTGTTCGGCGCCTATATGGACATGCGCTACTCCCGCAATATGGCGCGCGATGAGGCGAGAGAGAAGGTGATCCCGACCTATATGGGCCTGATCACCCAGATCGACGATCAGATGGGCGTGCTGATGAAGTTTCTGGAGACGCGCGGCCTCTTGGACACCACCCTGATCGTGTTCACCTCCGATCATGGCGACTATCTCGGCGATCACTGGATGGGCGAGAAGGATCTGTTCCACGAGCAGTCGGCAAAAATCCCGCTGATCATCATCGATCCCTCGCAGGAGGCGGATGCCACGCGTGGCACCCGCAGCGACGCGCTGGTGGAAGGCATCGACCTCGCGCCGACCTTCGTCGATTATTTTGGCGGCAAGGTGCCGGGCCACATCCTCGAGGGACGCTCGCTGCTGCCGCTGCTGCGCGGGCCAACGCCGACGGATTGGCGCAAGGTGGCGTTCTCCGAATACGACTACGCCATGCAGGACGTGCGGTTGAAGCTGAACCAGCCGATCGAGCGCTGCCGCCTTTTCATGGTGTTCGATGGCCGTTGGAAATACATCCACGCCTCCGGCTTCCGCCCGATGCTGTACGATCTCGAAACCGATCCAGAAGAATATGTCGATCGCGGCGACGATCCGGAATGTGCCGCGATCATTGCGCGACTCCAGGCCGAGCTGTTCGACTGGGCGCTGCATCCGAACGACCACATCACCACGCCGCGCGAGAAGATCGCGAACTATGCGGACAACCAGCTGCAGGTGAAGGGCGGGGTCTTGATCGGCATCTGGGACGAAGCCGAACTCGCCGCGATCAAGGACGGCATCGCCCAGCGCGCGAAGATGTAG
- the obgE gene encoding GTPase ObgE: MKFLDEAKVYIRSGDGGNGCVAFRREKFIEFGGPSGGNGGRGGNVIIEVADGLNTLIDYRYQQHFKAQKGENGMGSDRHGANGKNIVLKVPVGTQIFDEDRETLIHDFTKVGEKFVLAEGGNGGFGNAHFKSSTNRAPRNANPGQVGEERWIWLRLKLIADAGLVGMPNAGKSTFLSKVSAARPKIADYPFTTLHPQLGVVNADGREFVLADIPGLIEGAHEGTGLGDRFLGHVERCRVLLHLIDATCEHAGKAYKTVRKELDAYGGQLTDKIEIVALNKIDAVEPDELKKQKDRLKRAAKKTPLLLSGVTGDGVKEALRALVEVIGEAPVSAKAKSAAETEPWSA, from the coding sequence ATGAAATTCCTCGACGAAGCAAAGGTCTATATCCGCTCCGGTGACGGCGGGAACGGCTGCGTGGCGTTCCGCCGCGAGAAGTTCATCGAGTTCGGTGGTCCCTCCGGCGGCAATGGCGGCCGCGGCGGCAATGTCATCATCGAGGTCGCCGACGGCCTCAACACGCTGATCGACTACCGCTATCAGCAGCACTTCAAGGCCCAGAAGGGCGAGAATGGCATGGGCTCCGACCGCCACGGCGCCAACGGCAAGAACATCGTACTGAAGGTGCCCGTGGGCACGCAGATCTTCGACGAGGATCGCGAGACGCTGATCCACGATTTCACCAAGGTCGGCGAGAAGTTCGTGCTGGCCGAGGGCGGCAATGGGGGCTTCGGCAACGCGCATTTCAAATCGTCGACCAACCGCGCGCCGCGCAACGCCAATCCCGGCCAGGTGGGCGAGGAGCGCTGGATCTGGCTGCGGCTGAAGCTGATCGCCGATGCCGGTCTCGTCGGCATGCCCAATGCCGGCAAGTCGACCTTCCTGTCCAAGGTCAGCGCGGCGCGGCCGAAGATCGCCGACTATCCCTTTACCACCCTGCATCCGCAGCTCGGCGTCGTGAACGCCGACGGCCGCGAGTTCGTGCTTGCCGACATCCCCGGCCTGATCGAAGGCGCGCATGAAGGCACCGGCCTCGGCGACCGTTTCCTCGGCCATGTCGAGCGCTGCCGCGTGTTGCTGCATCTGATCGATGCAACCTGCGAGCATGCCGGCAAAGCCTACAAGACCGTGCGCAAGGAGCTCGATGCCTATGGCGGGCAGCTCACCGACAAGATCGAGATCGTCGCGCTGAACAAGATCGACGCAGTCGAGCCGGACGAATTGAAGAAGCAGAAGGACCGGCTGAAGCGCGCCGCCAAGAAGACGCCGCTGCTGCTCTCCGGCGTCACCGGCGACGGCGTCAAGGAAGCGCTGCGCGCGCTCGTCGAGGTGATCGGCGAGGCCCCGGTGTCGGCCAAGGCCAAGAGCGCGGCCGAAACGGAGCCGTGGTCGGCTTGA
- a CDS encoding ATP-dependent Clp protease adaptor ClpS, translated as MALLPPCSETFKRSLQRATSAARAQGRTHPGPQDLLTALIEDEDASPVLKACGIDLTRLRRDVEAASATEPTTGLGHLLQLAFNEAQLSERTVVTGADMLVELFAEPIGRFLSAQGATRYDALVYLSHGIAKGVAADVEADRSEAAYLELVLLNDPYTPSEFVTFVLESVLGMGRERAIAIVFCTHARKRGSCGIFPRIEAAAFREKIQNLAAARQHPLRCVLLPAGDAPAQDRPSPN; from the coding sequence ATGGCACTGCTTCCGCCCTGCTCCGAGACATTCAAGCGTTCGCTCCAGCGCGCGACTTCAGCCGCACGGGCGCAAGGCCGCACGCATCCGGGCCCGCAGGATTTGCTCACCGCATTGATCGAGGACGAAGACGCATCGCCGGTGCTGAAGGCCTGCGGCATCGACCTCACGCGCCTGCGGAGGGATGTCGAGGCTGCGAGCGCGACGGAGCCAACGACGGGCCTCGGTCATCTGCTTCAGCTTGCCTTCAACGAGGCACAGCTGTCCGAACGGACGGTCGTGACGGGCGCCGACATGCTCGTCGAGCTGTTCGCCGAGCCGATCGGTCGCTTCCTTTCGGCGCAGGGCGCAACCCGCTACGACGCCCTGGTTTATCTGAGCCATGGTATCGCCAAGGGCGTAGCGGCCGATGTCGAAGCCGATCGCAGCGAGGCGGCTTATCTGGAGCTCGTTCTGCTCAATGACCCCTATACGCCATCGGAGTTCGTGACCTTCGTTCTCGAAAGCGTGCTAGGGATGGGCCGCGAGCGCGCCATCGCGATCGTGTTTTGCACCCATGCGCGCAAGCGCGGCTCCTGCGGGATCTTTCCCCGCATCGAAGCCGCGGCCTTTCGCGAAAAAATCCAGAACCTCGCGGCGGCCCGTCAGCACCCACTTCGCTGCGTCCTGCTGCCGGCCGGCGATGCACCGGCCCAGGACCGGCCGTCGCCAAATTGA
- a CDS encoding MaoC family dehydratase, whose translation MTDFDPAQHRMIPTQRWFEDFVVGERFVLPSRTQTTAVFAAFQTASGDTHPVHYDVEYCRSRGMPHLLAHGFQTLIHTAPGAGLFPFMVEESLVGFLEQSSRFLKPVFADDTIYPALEVTELVPGRTTGAVTLKSTVFNQRKELVLEGVQKFLIRRRPG comes from the coding sequence ATGACCGACTTCGATCCAGCCCAGCATCGCATGATCCCCACGCAACGCTGGTTTGAGGATTTCGTGGTCGGCGAGCGCTTCGTGCTGCCGAGCCGGACCCAGACCACCGCGGTGTTCGCGGCATTCCAGACCGCGAGCGGCGACACCCATCCCGTGCACTATGATGTGGAATATTGCCGCAGCCGCGGCATGCCGCATCTGCTGGCGCACGGCTTCCAGACCCTGATCCACACCGCGCCCGGCGCCGGCCTGTTTCCGTTCATGGTCGAGGAATCCCTGGTCGGCTTCCTCGAGCAGTCGAGCCGGTTCCTCAAACCGGTTTTCGCCGACGACACGATCTATCCCGCGCTGGAGGTCACCGAACTGGTGCCGGGCCGCACGACCGGCGCGGTGACGCTGAAGAGCACCGTGTTCAACCAGCGCAAGGAGCTGGTGCTGGAGGGCGTGCAGAAATTCCTGATCCGGCGCCGGCCGGGCTAG
- a CDS encoding DMT family transporter yields MPFFKNLSAYDDRSARLAGIALMVLSIFMFSFGDAMGKFLVGTYSVGQLLFLRACAALLLLAPLIWMQRHQFLDLERPGLQLFRVVLSTLEVAAFFLATVYLPLADVITYYLAGPIFVTAMSAIFLGEKVGWRRWTAILIGFCGVLIALRPSAQTVSLPALIALGGSLSFATLMLITRSLRKTPDIVMASSQFIGTFSLGAVLSAFHWVPPTPGSLVFFALAGLISVTALFCVNRSLKLAPASVVVPYQYSMIVWAVIFGFVVFGDVPQVATIVGAAIIIGAGFYIYLRERDLGRESAEVNPPV; encoded by the coding sequence ATGCCCTTCTTCAAAAACCTCTCCGCCTATGACGACCGCTCCGCGCGCCTGGCCGGCATCGCGCTGATGGTGCTGTCGATCTTCATGTTCTCGTTCGGCGACGCCATGGGCAAATTTCTGGTCGGGACCTATTCGGTGGGACAGCTCCTGTTCCTGCGCGCCTGCGCGGCGCTGCTGCTGCTGGCGCCGCTGATCTGGATGCAGCGCCACCAGTTCCTGGATCTGGAGCGGCCGGGTCTGCAGCTGTTTCGCGTCGTGCTCTCGACGCTCGAGGTCGCCGCCTTCTTCCTCGCGACGGTCTATCTGCCGCTCGCCGACGTCATCACCTATTATCTCGCCGGCCCCATCTTTGTCACAGCGATGTCGGCGATCTTTTTGGGGGAGAAGGTCGGCTGGCGGCGCTGGACCGCGATTCTGATCGGCTTCTGCGGCGTCCTGATCGCGCTGCGGCCGTCGGCGCAGACGGTGAGCCTGCCGGCGCTGATCGCGCTCGGCGGCAGCCTTTCCTTCGCGACGTTGATGCTGATCACGCGCAGCCTGCGCAAGACGCCCGACATCGTGATGGCATCCTCGCAATTCATCGGCACGTTCTCGCTGGGTGCGGTGCTGTCGGCATTCCATTGGGTGCCGCCGACGCCGGGCAGCCTCGTGTTCTTCGCGCTGGCCGGGCTCATCTCGGTCACTGCGCTGTTCTGCGTCAACCGCTCGCTGAAGCTCGCGCCGGCGAGCGTGGTGGTGCCGTACCAATATTCGATGATCGTCTGGGCCGTGATCTTCGGCTTCGTCGTATTCGGGGATGTGCCACAGGTCGCCACCATCGTCGGCGCGGCCATCATCATCGGCGCGGGGTTCTACATCTATCTGCGGGAGCGCGATTTGGGGCGAGAGAGCGCGGAGGTGAATCCGCCGGTGTAG
- a CDS encoding GNAT family N-acetyltransferase, translating into MLQDFSSVTLREARPSVVATERLTLRRPTLADVRTIAQLANDLRIAENTRRLPHPYSQDDAVEFIRATSELGSETVFLIEHDSGPVGMVGIDCSTPANAELGYWLGVEHWGQGFATEAARGAIDFFFEEFEDDHLYAGARVTNPASRKVLEKCGFQWSGVQLHRFLALGSSTPVDCFRLSRGVWSSLKSWSSARRMR; encoded by the coding sequence ATGTTGCAGGATTTCTCGAGCGTGACCTTGCGGGAGGCGAGACCGAGCGTCGTCGCCACCGAGCGGCTGACCTTGCGGCGGCCGACCCTCGCCGATGTCAGGACCATCGCCCAGCTCGCCAACGACCTCCGCATCGCGGAGAACACCCGCCGCCTCCCCCATCCCTATTCGCAGGACGACGCCGTCGAATTCATCCGGGCCACGTCCGAGCTCGGCAGCGAGACCGTATTCCTGATCGAGCACGACAGCGGGCCGGTCGGCATGGTCGGGATCGACTGCTCCACGCCTGCCAATGCCGAGCTCGGCTACTGGCTCGGCGTCGAGCATTGGGGCCAGGGCTTTGCCACGGAAGCCGCGCGCGGCGCGATCGACTTCTTCTTCGAGGAGTTCGAGGACGACCATCTCTACGCCGGCGCACGCGTCACCAACCCGGCCTCGCGCAAGGTGCTGGAGAAGTGCGGCTTCCAGTGGAGCGGCGTGCAGCTGCACCGCTTCCTGGCGCTGGGCTCCTCGACGCCCGTCGACTGCTTCCGCCTCTCGCGCGGGGTGTGGTCGTCGCTGAAGAGCTGGAGCAGCGCGAGACGGATGAGGTAA
- the rpmA gene encoding 50S ribosomal protein L27, translated as MAHKKAGGSSRNGRDSKGKRLGIKAFGGEIVTPGNIIARQRGTTWHPGLNVGMGTDHTLFAKVEGRVAFQAKANGRTFVSVLPIAEAAE; from the coding sequence ATGGCTCACAAAAAAGCAGGCGGTTCATCGCGCAACGGACGCGATTCGAAGGGTAAGCGCCTCGGCATCAAGGCGTTCGGCGGGGAGATCGTCACTCCCGGCAACATCATTGCGCGTCAGCGCGGCACCACCTGGCACCCGGGCCTTAACGTTGGCATGGGCACGGACCATACCTTGTTCGCCAAGGTCGAAGGTCGTGTTGCGTTCCAGGCCAAAGCCAACGGCCGCACCTTCGTATCGGTACTCCCGATCGCAGAGGCGGCTGAATAG
- the rplU gene encoding 50S ribosomal protein L21, which yields MFAVIKTGGKQYRVVPDDVLEVGKIEGEVGSIVQLNEVLVLGGDTPVLGVPTVAGASVAVEVLDHKRGPKVIAFKKRRRKNSRRKRGYRDEITVLRISEILTDNAKPTKGPRPKKEKVAKEAAE from the coding sequence ATGTTCGCAGTCATCAAAACCGGCGGCAAGCAATACCGCGTCGTGCCGGATGATGTTCTCGAAGTAGGCAAGATCGAAGGCGAAGTCGGCTCGATCGTGCAGTTGAATGAAGTTCTGGTGCTCGGCGGCGACACGCCGGTGCTGGGCGTTCCGACGGTCGCAGGCGCGTCCGTTGCGGTCGAGGTGCTCGACCACAAGCGCGGCCCGAAGGTCATCGCGTTCAAGAAGCGCCGCCGCAAGAACTCGCGCCGCAAGCGCGGCTACCGTGACGAGATCACGGTGCTGCGCATCAGCGAGATCCTGACGGATAACGCCAAGCCCACCAAGGGCCCGCGGCCGAAGAAGGAGAAGGTGGCAAAGGAAGCCGCCGAGTAA
- a CDS encoding ROK family protein produces MATDELVNTTGIAQHGAERLPSVDVDSFNLEIKDEDGFLGDRASKSAFREILDRWRKPLRKTGEDPFGKEPSENISKKTLDAILIGDDTEASAVVHSAIEDFAQELAYVTRRFLKTKAWAKTERIVVGGGFRDSRLGELAIARTEIILKSEDFKIDMMPIRHHPDEAGLIGALHLAPSWIFEAHDSILAVDIGGTNIRCGLVETGWKKAKDLSRAKVVDSELWRHADDEPTREGAVKRLTKMLKALITGAEAEGFKLAPFIGIACPGVINADGSIEKGAQNLPGNWESSKFNLPASLIEGIPEIGGHDTAIVMHNDGVVQGLSEVPFMQDVSRWGVLTIGTGLGNARFTNRRKEGNGKDRDSTENGKKKGKND; encoded by the coding sequence ATGGCAACAGACGAACTGGTGAATACGACGGGCATCGCCCAGCACGGGGCGGAGCGGCTGCCGTCGGTGGACGTCGACAGCTTCAACCTCGAGATCAAGGACGAGGACGGTTTCCTCGGCGACCGCGCCAGCAAGAGCGCGTTCCGCGAGATCCTCGACCGCTGGCGCAAGCCGCTGCGCAAGACCGGCGAGGACCCGTTCGGCAAGGAGCCGTCGGAGAACATCAGCAAGAAGACGCTGGATGCCATCCTGATCGGCGACGACACCGAGGCCTCCGCAGTGGTGCACAGCGCGATCGAGGATTTTGCCCAGGAGCTCGCCTACGTCACCCGTCGTTTCCTCAAGACTAAGGCCTGGGCCAAGACCGAGCGCATCGTGGTCGGCGGCGGTTTTCGCGATTCCCGGCTCGGCGAGCTCGCGATCGCGCGCACCGAGATCATCCTGAAATCCGAGGATTTCAAGATCGACATGATGCCGATCCGCCATCACCCCGATGAAGCCGGCCTGATCGGCGCGCTGCACCTCGCGCCATCCTGGATCTTCGAGGCCCATGACAGCATCCTCGCGGTCGACATCGGCGGCACCAACATCCGCTGCGGCCTGGTCGAGACCGGCTGGAAAAAAGCCAAGGACCTGTCGAGGGCCAAGGTCGTGGACTCCGAGCTGTGGCGTCATGCCGACGATGAGCCGACGCGCGAAGGCGCGGTGAAGCGGCTGACGAAGATGCTGAAGGCACTGATCACCGGGGCCGAAGCCGAAGGCTTCAAGCTCGCGCCCTTCATCGGCATCGCATGTCCCGGCGTGATCAACGCGGACGGTTCGATCGAGAAGGGCGCGCAGAACCTGCCGGGCAATTGGGAGAGCAGCAAGTTCAACCTGCCGGCGAGCCTGATCGAGGGTATCCCAGAGATCGGCGGGCACGACACCGCGATCGTGATGCACAATGACGGCGTGGTTCAGGGCCTCTCCGAGGTGCCGTTCATGCAGGATGTCTCGCGCTGGGGCGTGCTCACCATTGGCACCGGGCTCGGCAATGCCCGGTTCACCAACCGCCGCAAGGAGGGCAACGGCAAGGACCGGGATTCCACGGAGAACGGGAAGAAAAAGGGTAAGAACGACTAG
- a CDS encoding alpha/beta fold hydrolase, translated as MEHLTVKANGANFHVVRAGGGKPLLLLHGWPEFWLTWKPVMARLADRFMLIAPDLRGFGDSDKPDGAYGPDGHAADMLALMDRLGIDRFGVVGHDVGGAVMQPLAPQAAERLAGLFFFDFVYPGIGPRMAAPDRLNHIWYQSFHQMEMAPALVGASRETCRLYISHFLKGWAHRKDAFDDVLDAFGDNFFKDGNLAGGFAHYRASHAGRVAMMKGEAPQLPPIIVPTCVRWAEHDPLFPYAWTDRLGETFGALDLQMFPGVGHFPHREDPDRAAAEIAAFFQRIGWS; from the coding sequence ATGGAGCATCTCACGGTCAAGGCTAACGGGGCCAATTTCCACGTGGTCCGCGCCGGAGGCGGAAAACCGCTGCTTTTGCTGCATGGTTGGCCGGAATTCTGGCTGACCTGGAAGCCGGTGATGGCCCGCCTGGCGGACCGCTTCATGCTGATCGCGCCCGATTTGCGCGGCTTCGGCGACAGCGACAAGCCGGACGGGGCGTACGGTCCGGACGGCCACGCCGCCGACATGCTGGCGCTGATGGACCGCCTCGGCATCGACCGATTCGGCGTGGTCGGCCATGATGTCGGCGGCGCCGTGATGCAGCCGCTGGCCCCGCAGGCGGCGGAGCGGCTGGCAGGGCTGTTTTTCTTCGATTTCGTCTATCCCGGCATCGGGCCGCGCATGGCGGCGCCTGATCGGCTCAACCACATCTGGTACCAGTCCTTCCACCAGATGGAGATGGCGCCGGCGCTGGTTGGTGCGAGCCGCGAGACCTGCCGGCTTTACATCAGCCACTTCCTCAAGGGCTGGGCGCATCGGAAAGACGCCTTCGACGACGTCCTCGACGCGTTCGGCGACAACTTCTTCAAGGACGGCAATCTCGCTGGTGGCTTTGCGCATTATCGCGCCTCGCATGCCGGGCGCGTCGCGATGATGAAGGGCGAAGCACCCCAACTCCCGCCGATCATCGTGCCGACCTGCGTGCGCTGGGCCGAGCACGATCCGCTGTTTCCCTATGCCTGGACCGACCGGCTGGGCGAGACGTTTGGCGCGCTTGATCTCCAGATGTTTCCCGGCGTCGGCCACTTCCCGCACCGGGAAGACCCCGATCGCGCGGCCGCGGAGATCGCGGCGTTCTTTCAGCGCATCGGCTGGAGCTAG
- a CDS encoding Bug family tripartite tricarboxylate transporter substrate binding protein: MIVECTAAGLSGRPAGTVTRALLCLVAATTLVLQAGNAAAQTAAESWPNRAITWVVPFGAGGVTDLVSRKIAELLRTRLGQPVVVENRPGAGGTIGTEFVARAQPDGYTVLYASGGPMTIQPNLGMAKLNYDPLKSYVHIRGVSSANQILVATAAAPYSTLAEFVAYAKANPGKVNFGSPGPGTAQHLAGEMFQAAAGIKLTHVPYKSGSSQMTDMMSGILDVSFDYLAVLRPLIDTGKVKVLGTTGAARLAALPDAPTVLEAGYPDAVSVGSTWVSVPAGTDPRIVGRLSEALAAVLADPGIAADLATNGQVSIADKGPAEMGPFIVEETARYKRVIESAGIAAH, translated from the coding sequence ATGATTGTCGAGTGTACGGCTGCAGGCCTGAGCGGGCGTCCCGCAGGGACGGTGACGAGAGCGCTCCTCTGCCTCGTCGCCGCGACGACGCTGGTGCTTCAGGCGGGCAACGCGGCGGCCCAGACGGCCGCGGAATCCTGGCCGAACCGCGCGATCACCTGGGTGGTGCCGTTCGGGGCCGGCGGCGTCACCGATCTCGTCTCGCGCAAGATCGCGGAGCTGCTGCGGACGCGGCTTGGGCAGCCCGTGGTGGTGGAGAACCGACCCGGCGCTGGCGGGACCATCGGGACGGAGTTCGTTGCCCGGGCCCAGCCCGACGGCTACACCGTGCTCTACGCCTCCGGCGGACCGATGACGATCCAGCCGAACCTGGGGATGGCGAAGCTCAACTACGACCCGCTCAAGAGCTACGTCCATATCCGCGGCGTGAGCTCGGCGAACCAGATCCTCGTCGCGACCGCAGCAGCGCCCTACAGCACGCTGGCTGAGTTCGTCGCCTACGCGAAGGCCAACCCGGGCAAGGTCAATTTCGGCTCCCCCGGCCCCGGCACCGCCCAGCACCTTGCCGGCGAGATGTTCCAGGCGGCCGCCGGCATCAAGCTGACCCACGTGCCCTACAAGTCGGGCTCGAGCCAGATGACCGACATGATGTCGGGCATCCTGGACGTTTCCTTCGATTACCTCGCCGTGCTCAGGCCGCTGATCGACACCGGTAAGGTCAAGGTGCTCGGCACCACCGGCGCGGCGCGGCTGGCCGCGCTGCCCGACGCGCCGACGGTGCTCGAAGCCGGCTACCCGGACGCCGTCAGTGTCGGCTCGACCTGGGTCTCGGTCCCGGCCGGGACCGACCCGAGAATCGTGGGCAGGCTCTCTGAGGCGCTGGCCGCAGTGCTCGCCGATCCCGGCATCGCTGCGGACCTCGCCACCAACGGCCAAGTGTCGATCGCCGACAAGGGGCCGGCCGAGATGGGACCGTTCATCGTCGAGGAGACCGCACGCTACAAGCGGGTTATCGAGAGCGCGGGCATCGCCGCGCATTAG